The following coding sequences lie in one Capsicum annuum cultivar UCD-10X-F1 chromosome 5, UCD10Xv1.1, whole genome shotgun sequence genomic window:
- the LOC107871774 gene encoding auxin-responsive protein SAUR19 — MASSTIKKVHIITQIVRLKQVVKRWKDNSLRSRSVLSYSSSDSDEPGSALPNRRCTPSGSLAVYVGNERRRFVIPTRFLNLPIFISLLDKAEEEFGFQPTGGLVLPCEVEFFSEILRLLEIDEERFGVLRLDEIDLDQSCKEAEAVSHGFVPLLQNARA, encoded by the coding sequence ATGGCTTCCTCTACCATCAAAAAAGTCCACATTATTACCCAAATCGTCCGCCTCAAGCAAGTTGTCAAGCGATGGAAAGACAACTCCCTTCGTTCCCGCTCCGTGCTCTCTTACTCTTCTTCTGATTCCGACGAACCCGGTTCTGCCCTACCCAACCGGCGTTGTACACCTTCCGGTTCTTTGGCGGTCTATGTAGGCAATGAGCGCCGCCGGTTCGTGATACCGACCCGGTTTTTGAATCTACCAATATTCATTTCGCTACTTGATAAGGCGGAGGAGGAGTTCGGCTTTCAGCCCACCGGCGGGTTGGTTTTGCCTTGTGAAGTTGAGTTCTTTTCGGAAATCTTGAGGTtgcttgaaattgatgaagaGAGATTCGGTGTTTTAAGGTTGGATGAGATTGATTTAGATCAGTCTTGTAAAGAAGCTGAAGCTGTTTCACATGGATTTGTTCCACTGCTTCAGAATGCTAGGGCTTAG